A region of the Oncorhynchus clarkii lewisi isolate Uvic-CL-2024 chromosome 4, UVic_Ocla_1.0, whole genome shotgun sequence genome:
ctgaggtgggagactctgtccataggacaacaatcagtcgtatattgcacaaatctggcctttatggaagagtggcaagaagaaagccatttcttaaagatatccataaaaagtgttgtttaaagtttgccacaagccacctgggagacacaccaaacatgaggaagaaggtgctctggtcagatgaaaccaaaattgaactttttggcaacaatgcaaaacgttatgtttggcgtaaaagcaacacagctgaacacaccatccccactgtcaaacatggtggtggcagcatcatggtttgggcctgcttttcttcagcatggacagggaagatggttaaaattgatgggaagatggatggagccaaatacaggaccattctggaagaaaacctgatggagtctgcaaaagacctgagactgggacggagatttgtcttccaacaagacaatgatccaaaacataaagcaaaatctacaatggaatggttcaaaaataaacatatccaggtgttagaatggccaagtcaaagtccagacctgaatccaatcgagaatctgtggaaagaactgaaaactgctgttcacaaatgctctccatccaacctcactgagctcgagctgttttgcaaggaggaatgggaaaaaatgtcagtctctcgatgtgcaaaactgatagagacaccccaagcgacttacagctgtaatcgcagcaaaaggtggagctacaaagtattaacttaagggggctgaataattttgcacgcccaatttttcagtttttgatttgttaaaaaagtttgaaatatccaataaatgtcgttccacttcatgattgtgtcccacttgttgttgattcttcacaaaaaaatacagttttatatctttatgtttgaagcctgaaatgtggcaaaagtttgcaaagttcaagggggccgaacaactttcgcaaggcactgtatataatgtgGACATTCACAGAGCAATAAttttggagagagagtgagatcatGAGCAGATGggctcctgcatttttcagcatgtttTTGCAAAAAAAAGATTTAGAGTTGGATAAGCTTAGATTTTTCTGCAAGGACATATACATGAttctaccctccacaacataaccttcaatCCAAATTAACAATACAAACCTACAACCTAATTTTGGACAAAATTACCTGGAAGGATTCCTATTACCAAATATTCTTAATTCCAAGGTATATACAGCAAATGCTCTAGCAAACCAACTACCAGCAAATGAAGCACAAGAAACCTGAAAAcgccatccaacctggaactgagtgagtaatgtttagactgaagttacttttaaagccaagaataaaaaataattacaaatatatatttcactTCATAAGGACTGAATGCCAAGTTAAGGTTACCAAGCTTGCTAGGACAGATCAGATCAATTAGCACAGGTGGGAAGTGTGAGGTTTCAAAGCCCTTGAGCCCAACATTGGCAGGAGAGTTTCACAGCCTCCCCCACtcaaatttgtatttatttatttttatttcacctttctttaaccaggtaggcaagttgagaacaagttctcatttacaattgcgacctggccaagataaagcaaagcagttcgacacatacaacgacacagagttacacatggagtaaaacaaacatacagtcaataatacagtataaacaagtctatatacgatgtgagcaaatgaggtgagataagggaggtaaaggcaaaaaaggccatggtggcaaagtaaatacaatatagcaagtaaaacactggaatggtagatttgcagtggaagaatgtgcaaagtacaaataaaaataatggagtgcaaaggagcaaaataaataaataaaataaatacagtagggaaagaggtagttgtttgggctaaattataggtgggctatgtacaggtgcagtaatctgtgagctgctcttgacagttggtgcttaaagctagtgagggagatgtgtttccagtttcagagatttttgtagttcattccagtcattagcagcagagaactggaaggccaGATTCGAAATTATCtttaatctgtttgttgacttggctttcgaagaccttagaaaggcagggtaggatagatataggtctgtagcagtttgggtcaagagtgtccccccctttgaagagggggatgaccgcagctgctttccaatctttgggaatctcagacgacacgaaagagaggttgaacaggctagaaataggggtggcaacaatttcggcagatcattttagaaagggtccagattgtctagcccggctgatttataagggtccagattttgcagctctttcagaacatcagctgactggatttgggagaaggagaaatggggaaggcttgggcgagttgctgtggggggtgcagtgctgttgaccgaggtaggggtagccaggtggaaagcatggccagccgtagaaaaatgcttattgaaattctcaattatagttgATTCATCAGTGGTGACactgtttcctatcttcagtgcagtgggctgctgggaggaggtgttcttattctccatggactttacagtgtcccagaactttttagagttagtgttgcaggaagcaaatttctgcttgaaaaagctagccttggcttttctaactgcctgtgtataatagtttctagcttccctgaacagctgcatatcacgggggctgttcgatgcaaatgcagaacgccataggatgtttttgtgttggttaagggcagtcaggtctggggagaaccaagggctatatctgttcctggttctaaatttcttgaatggggcatgcttatttaggatggttaggaaggcatttaaaaaaaataaccaggcatcctctactgacgggatgagatcaatatccttccaggataccccggccaggtcgattagaaaggcctgctcgctgaagtgtttcagggagcgtttggcagtgatgagtggaggtcgtttgaccgctgacccattacggatgcaggcaatgaggcagtgatcgctgagatcttggttgaagacagcagaggtgtattcagagggcaagttggttaggatgatatctatgagggtgcccatgtttaaggcattggggaggtacctggtaggttcattgataatttgtgtgagattgagggcatcaagcttagattgtaggatggctggggtgttaagcatgttccagtttaggtcgcctagcagcacgagctctgaagatagatggggggcaatacgttcacatatggtgtccatagcacagctgggggcagagggtggtctatagcaggcggcaacggtgagagacttgttttttgagaggtggatttttaaaagtagaaattcaaattgtttgggtacagacctggatagtaggacagaactctgcaggctatcgttgcagtagattgcaacaccgccccctttggcagttctatcttgtctgaaaatgttgtagtttgggatgaaaatttcagaatttttggtggtcttcctaagccaggattcagacacagctagaacatccgggttggcagagtgtgctaaagcagtgaataaaacaaacttagggaggaggcttctaatgttaacaggcatgaaaccaaggctattatggttacagtcatcaaaagagagcgcctggggaataggagtggagctaggcactgcagggcctggattcaacTCTACATAGccagaagaacagaggagaagtaggataagggtacggctaaaagcaataacaattggtcgtctagaacgtctggaacagagagtaaaaggaggtttctggggacgataaaatagcttcaaggtataatgtacagacaaagatgtggtaggatgtgaatacagtggaggtaaacctaggtattgagtgatgatgagagagatattgtctctagaaacataattgaaaccaggagatgtcatcgcatgtgtgggtggtggaactgataggttggataaggtatagtgagcaggactagaggctctacagtgaaataagccaataaactcTAACCataacagcaatggacaaggcatattgacattaaggagaggcatgcttagtggagtgatcaaaagggtccagtgagtagtgaggttggttggggtcacggcgattcagacagctagccgggccatcggtagcaagctagcataggatggaggtctgtttttagccaccttgtGCGTTTCtgtcggtaggattagtggggttccgtgtggtagaggggatcaatccaattcgcaaaaaaaaaacaatagatatagttatggaggcccaagaaaaaaaaataaaaaaaataaaaataaaataattgtccgataggtctattcagatagcagccgataagacagctaacgattaacgggccgcagatgggcgttcaggtaacgtcgcgacggaggagccagccggataactccctcgggcagataacgtcggtagtccagttgtgaaggcccggtggggctccgcgttggcagtaaaacgggtctggataggtgattgtagcccaggagtgactgatggaactcttcagctgttATACCGATTGACCAACTGAAAGAGAACTTTGACCTGTGAAAATCGAACTCTTACATTTGGAATTGTATTTTCACGTGAAAAACAGTTTCATGGTATCACATGTTAAAATGTTGTATCCCCATGTTGTCTCATTTATTTCACGAGATCATGTTTTCACGTGTAGTTTCATGTTACCACGTTTCTTTTACATATTGTcacgttatcacattaacttcccATAAGATCACGTTAAACATGTTTAACTCGTGATCACCTgaaattcatgtttttttttctgtaagAGCGTTAACATAAGTGACTATTTCACtgctgggctgggtttctgtacagcagttTGTGACATCAGGTGATGTAAGAaaggttttataaatacatttgattgatttggcGTGCTCTCACTGACAACTCTTTGTCAATCCCTCTTTATTCCAGATCACACTGGTCTGTGTGGCTCTCTTTCTTCACTGTCTGTGTGACTTGATGGGTTATTACGATTGTCCTTTCTTCCACTGTCTGTGTGACTTGATGGGTTATTACGGTTGTCCTTTCTTCACCTGGTGCACAGAGCCAGTGCATTTGTGTGATAATCCATCCCTCGCACACACTCAGTGTCAGTGACTTGTACAGATTAGGTCAATCTCAGGATGGTAATCTCAGCTAATCCCCAAATTATATACGGACACAGCGGATACAGGAGGTACAAAAAAccagagggagagtaggagagttgAAATGATAGAAAAGAAGAAAGATATGAAAGGGAGTAGAGAAAAAGTAAAAGGATGTGATCGACAGAGCTTTAGAGggaacttttttattttttttactgtttgtTCAAACAATGTAATTTACACATCCTGTACACACACGTATGTTCATAAATTCATCATCTATGGAAAATTATTTTACAGAATTGAACAAAATTCCCATAATCTGCACCGGATAATTGTTTAGTCAAGCAGGCATTATGAATAATTACATTATGAGTAAAGTGTTTGACATCCCTGTTGACCTCAATGGCAAAAACGATCATTACAGACTTGAATGCTGTCTGTCATTTTTCTCACCAAACTGCTGAACACTTTGAATCTGTAACATGTGAAATGAATTGAGTCAACAGGAAGCGGGGTGTAGATCGTGTTTTTATTCCAAACTGCCGTCTGAGGTGACTGAGTAATGGAGGATGGAGGCAGGGCCATGTCCTACCACATCATCATACCACATCCTGCCTCCATCCTCCAACTTGCACCTTATGGCTCTGTTGGCATGGTAATCAAACGGACCGTTTCCTCATGTCAACTTCGAATGGGTGGCTTCTGGTTCGAGGTATCCCATGGGGCCATAGGGCAGGGTGCTATGACGAGTGTTGCTGCAGAAGAGGAAATCAAGAGATAAGGGGAAGTGGCAGTGAGATGAGAAAGCTGGACAATTAGGTATGTGTACTTTTCTGTTTATTTGCATATATATTATTATCCATGTTGAGCAGAGTTGGTCTCCAATTGCGTGAAACCACTAGATGTACAACTTTTTCATTGAGAACTGACAACTTACTGAGTATGAGACTGAGTGACAATGGGAAGCAATGGCAGTGTTCAAATGTGTGCCACAGTATTACAAGCAAAACAGAGTCATCTGATTAACTggatgcctctgtctctctctcgttttctctccctctttatttctcattctcttcctctctccctctctctattactcttctctccatcccactATTCCTAtctttctctgcccctctctttctCGCACGCAGACATGATGAGATTGACTCTGATTTCCCTCACCATGTGCCTTCCTCACCTCCTCGCCACTCTTGTCTTCCATTCTACCACTGCGGCTTCACCAAGCGccacagaaacaacaacaacagctctaGACCTTAGTATCAGCACTACAACATCAGACCCCCTGATACTTCCACTCTCCACAACTGAAAACCACCCTGGTAGGACTAGTGGCATGTTCAACACACAAGGGAAGAAAAGCGCTAGCTTAGCAGCTGTCAACAAATCAGGCAGAACGACTCAAGGAAGAGGCATTCTCAGAACAGGAACTGCCACTTACGCCACCACAGCCGTACAGAAGAACAACAGGCACATAACTGCAGGAGACTtgaggagggaaacagagagccACAATCACCATGAGACTCTTCCCTTCGGCAGACACAAAGTCTCACCCACAACTGACCACCCCAGCACCACCTCTCTCCCCggggaggaagggactgagtATCATGACAGCAGCACCACTGAAACAGCCAGAGAACGGAGCACACCAAATTCCATAGAGACATGGGCTGCTGACACCATTAATGACTCTAGGCTAGCAAAGCCACACTTAGACAGGTCACAAGCAGCAGACCAGCACACTGCTACACAAGGACTAGAGATTGCAACAGGAGATTactacacaacacagagagacttcTTCACAATCACCCCAACTAGTAGAGTGACAGGTTTGAACAGGGGTAAACAAAGTAAGGCCAACAgcttcacaacaacaacaacaacaacaacgtttTCACCTACGTACACAGTCACACATCCTGGTTTGTATGAGCACATGACTGTGACTTACAGGGCTACCGGCTACAAAACACAACCTGACGACACAAGCCAGTCTATGGCCAACCAGGACCACACCACAGCCACAGTTTCAATCCCCCATGCTGACAATAGGACAACTCCAGATATCAATGCAAACACGTTTACAGATAATGACACAGACAACTACACAGACACACTTTCATACAGTAATACCACAACCTCTAATAATGGTAACACCACAGTACTTTTGAAGAAGAAAACGCATTCATTCGGACACAACCACACAATCTCAGGCTATGACAACAGGCTGAACAACACAACTGAAAACACTGTGCATCATCGTCCTGAGTGCGGAGAGGCAGACGAAAGGTCCCCATCGTTGCTTCCTGGCTCTACTAGACTGGTCTGTTTCATTGTTCTGTGTGCTCTGGGATTGACTGCTTCTGCCTTCCTTGGTCTCACTGTCTTCCTGTGGGTGCGTTTGtcagtccagagagagagggaaaagagagtgaggagaggaggagaggaggtgtcaGGGGTGGATCTGGAGAACCTGTGGGTTGACCAGATGTCATCGGTGGAGGAGAGGGTCGAATTCTGGTACGCCAACGGCTCCACCATGGGACCCGGCCAtaaacggagggagagagggagagagagggggaaggagagggggaggagggagcaggggaggCAGAAAGGGGTAGAGTGTGACAACCTGTGGACTCAACCCAAAGTGACACTGGAGGACATCACTGATTTCTGGTATGCAAATGGAAGAGCGATACCAGAAGAAACTACAGACCAAACGTTGTTGGAGACCTGCGTATGATTCTGTTTTTTTTGTACTACAGTCCTACAATTTCCCTGGAATTACTTTGGAGAGAAATGTTCATCGTTATTTTACCAATTCCATGGCAGATTTGACCACTGTAATCCTGACCGAGTTTAAACATTTCCAAAATGAATTGGTAATCTGTATGTTTATTGGCTGTAACAAAAGTATAAGTATATGATCTACATAAATCTGCTGAAAGATAGATTAAGCCTGGGtctgaacagagagaaagaagaggacagagagagagagagaaggagagagaggaatagagagagagtttAGAACAACAAGTCTAACTGGAAATAACACTTGATAAGAGAGTTTCCATTTCAAGACAATTCAGACCCTGTTAGAGACACATCATCATCGTGTGTCAGACAGCAACGAGGATATAGGTGCCATTTCTACAAACACACGGACACAAATACGGTTGACTCCTAATACTGTACATGCACTGTTATTAGGAGCTAGtcaaataattgtatttattttttatttgacctttatttaaccaggtaggctagttgagaacaagttctcatttacaactgcgacccggccaagataaagcaaagcagtgtgaacagacaacaacacagccagagaacatggagtaaacaataaacaataaaacacAGTATGCCGTCTACGATCAGCATATCCCAGGCATTTTAACTGGGTTTCTCATAACCGGGACACAAGCTTATTCCGGTTATTGTAAACGGGATATGATGCTAATACGCGTCAACTAAAAAACGGAATACTAGAATATCCCAAATAGTGCTGGAATATTGGTGTGCCTGTGAACATGGTAACTTATCAGGAATCGACTATAGGTCTACCTCACAATTGATAGTGGATCCGGCCATTTGATCAATAATGTATAACTGTAATgtttaatacagtagaaaatACACCCTTGTAGAATTTAACACCTAACCAGCTGAGGTTTGACATTATAACGTCCCAAGACATGAGATGTATTTTTTAATTACATAATCAAATGGAATTTATCATCATACTCTCTCTACTTTGAATTCTCATGTTTTGACAACCTACGCCCTTTGACTGCctgctccccacacacacacacacacacacacacacacacacacacacacacacacacacacacacacagtcaaacaagCACACATCCAAGTAGGCCTGTGTGTAGGCGTGCAAACACACTCTGTGGTTCAAACATttcaacacacacaccttctctttGTAGGACCAACTTCTCATTTTTCCTCGAGAAAATAAGCACATAACGCAATAAACAAAATGAAGCTACTCTTAAGTTATTTGGCATCTCTCCAACCCCACCTATTTTGCAGTTAACAAAACTGTTTTACGAAGAATTTGATACTCtgaggggaagagaaagggagggggagagaaagaagggagtgaacaggagggagcgagcgagcgagagaaaggTGTTTTGGACATGTACTAGTGCACGAGATGCCATTCACACAGTACAGGAGTTAAACCATGTGCCTTTAAGGTGGATTCACAATTTCAATCCACTCGTTTTCTCCATGCAACGTGGGTAAGTACGATTTTGACATTTTTTTATCAAATGGCACACATTGATAAATGTCTGATCTAAACAGACACTGAGCCGATTAACTGTGTGAAGAGGcaagaaaaaggagggagagagatgtttcaAAAATACAATCAGGTGAACTTTCTTAGACTTGTGTTAAATTTACTGACACGCTCTTGTAGTAAGATGGTCCTCCTAATGTATCTCTTCATAAttctttttaaatacatttttagggGCCATTTTCTTTAAATACGTTATTTTTATCAATTGGTCTTTAAGTCTTCATCTTTTATCACTGTCTTTTTAAGACAGGCCAACTTGCTTTTAAGACACTCATTtagatttccccccccccccccccccccatttctatTATAAGTAACAGTCAAATGGATGGTGACATCGTggacaagaagaaacaacaaaaaGTAGTGTTGGTAACTTCCTTAATTTTTTAGGTGTGTACTAAGCAAGCATTTTACATCTACAGCGGTTCAGACAGTGGATGCTGTGAGGAGGTAAACATATTACACAGTACATGTGGCAATGTACGCATAAAATAACCTCTACATTCCTTCTTCCATATCTTCCTTTACCCTTCAATCTGTCCTTTTCTCTATAGGTCTCATGCTTTTTTTAGTTCACCGTCGCTGCCACCTCTCACGCTACCCTTGAAATAGACAGCTGATATACAGAAAAGTAGAGTGAAGTGCAGGGGAGGAGGAAAGCTGAAgtg
Encoded here:
- the LOC139407991 gene encoding uncharacterized protein, whose protein sequence is MMRLTLISLTMCLPHLLATLVFHSTTAASPSATETTTTALDLSISTTTSDPLILPLSTTENHPGRTSGMFNTQGKKSASLAAVNKSGRTTQGRGILRTGTATYATTAVQKNNRHITAGDLRRETESHNHHETLPFGRHKVSPTTDHPSTTSLPGEEGTEYHDSSTTETARERSTPNSIETWAADTINDSRLAKPHLDRSQAADQHTATQGLEIATGDYYTTQRDFFTITPTSRVTGLNRGKQSKANSFTTTTTTTTFSPTYTVTHPGLYEHMTVTYRATGYKTQPDDTSQSMANQDHTTATVSIPHADNRTTPDINANTFTDNDTDNYTDTLSYSNTTTSNNGNTTVLLKKKTHSFGHNHTISGYDNRLNNTTENTVHHRPECGEADERSPSLLPGSTRLVCFIVLCALGLTASAFLGLTVFLWVRLSVQREREKRVRRGGEEVSGVDLENLWVDQMSSVEERVEFWYANGSTMGPGHKRRERGRERGKERGRREQGRQKGVECDNLWTQPKVTLEDITDFWYANGRAIPEETTDQTLLETCV